From one Peredibacter starrii genomic stretch:
- the uraH gene encoding hydroxyisourate hydrolase, whose protein sequence is MISTHILDTTKGVAAKGVAVTLEKQEGASWTKIGSDKTNADGRIVFDCPKVAGVYRLTFMVEDYFKGEEHFFMNTPIIFNIKNTERKYHVPMLLNPYGYSTYRGT, encoded by the coding sequence ATGATTAGCACTCACATTTTAGATACGACAAAAGGTGTAGCGGCAAAAGGCGTGGCCGTGACTTTGGAAAAGCAAGAAGGTGCTTCTTGGACGAAAATTGGTTCGGATAAAACCAATGCGGACGGAAGAATTGTTTTTGATTGTCCGAAAGTTGCAGGAGTCTATCGCCTGACATTCATGGTGGAAGATTATTTTAAAGGTGAAGAACACTTCTTCATGAATACTCCCATCATCTTCAATATCAAGAATACTGAAAGAAAATATCACGTACCGATGCTTCTAAACCCGTACGGCTATTCGACTTACCGAGGAACATGA